In one window of Nesterenkonia sandarakina DNA:
- a CDS encoding alpha-ketoacid dehydrogenase subunit beta, producing the protein MSAIKEMVMAKAITAALRDELAADEKTLLIGEDIGALGGVFRVTEGLQAEFGTHRVIDSPLAESGIVGTSIGMAMRGYRPVAEIQFDGFVFPAFNQITTQLAKMHNRTDGRVKVPVTIRLPYGGHIGSIEHHSESPEALFAHTAGLRIVAPSNPQDAYWMTRQAIVSDDPVIILEPKRRYWLKGKVDLENPAPDAFRAQVIREGTDATIATYGPLVPVALAAAEAARAEDRSIEVVDIRSISPLDDETIARSAAKTQRLIVAHEAPTFGGIGGEIAARVAERAHHRLLSPVLRVGGFHMPYPPSSQEHRYLPDIDRMLEAVDRSFSYQRSA; encoded by the coding sequence ATGAGCGCGATCAAAGAGATGGTCATGGCCAAGGCGATCACCGCGGCCCTGCGCGATGAGCTCGCTGCGGATGAGAAGACGCTGCTCATCGGCGAGGACATCGGGGCGCTCGGCGGCGTCTTCCGGGTCACCGAGGGGCTGCAGGCCGAGTTCGGCACGCACCGGGTGATCGACTCGCCGCTGGCCGAGTCCGGCATCGTCGGCACCAGCATCGGCATGGCGATGCGCGGCTACCGCCCAGTGGCCGAGATCCAGTTCGACGGCTTCGTCTTCCCCGCGTTCAACCAGATCACCACCCAGCTGGCCAAGATGCACAACCGCACCGACGGCCGGGTCAAGGTCCCGGTGACGATCAGACTGCCCTATGGAGGGCATATCGGCTCGATCGAACACCACTCCGAATCTCCTGAGGCGCTCTTCGCGCACACCGCGGGGCTGCGCATCGTGGCGCCGTCGAACCCGCAGGACGCCTACTGGATGACCCGCCAGGCCATCGTCAGCGACGACCCGGTGATCATCCTCGAGCCCAAGCGCCGCTACTGGCTCAAGGGCAAGGTCGACCTGGAGAACCCGGCACCGGACGCGTTCCGCGCCCAGGTCATCCGCGAGGGCACCGATGCCACGATCGCCACCTACGGTCCGCTGGTGCCGGTGGCGCTGGCCGCGGCCGAGGCCGCCCGGGCGGAGGACCGCAGCATCGAGGTGGTGGACATCCGCTCGATCAGCCCGCTCGACGACGAGACCATCGCCCGCTCGGCCGCGAAGACCCAGCGGCTGATCGTCGCCCATGAGGCACCGACCTTCGGCGGGATCGGCGGAGAGATCGCCGCACGCGTGGCCGAACGCGCCCATCACCGACTGCTGTCCCCGGTGCTGCGCGTGGGCGGATTCCACATGCCCTACCCGCCCTCGTCCCAGGAGCACCGCTACCTTCCAGACATCGATCGGATGCTGGAAGCCGTGGACCGCAGCTTCAGCTACCAGAGGAGTGCCTGA
- a CDS encoding GerMN domain-containing protein: MTATLRPRARTRAAASCLGLALLLAGCGSSDPESGEQDPVENAIPQPEVEGDDSVRLPLAMLSPDAQTQDTSQPGGTLEDDQAPGSPVQETDGAQQTQEIEIARTEAFGCGDTVSVIRSVPMVTEDPAVAALEFLIEDQLVSHGSPAFTNPLAASEELEVDSVEVEEGTVLVALSGQPLSSGECESWQILTQIETTARMATGATSSEVTVDGQPLAQLLGLPVDREPLQIGQIER; the protein is encoded by the coding sequence ATGACTGCCACCCTCCGCCCCCGCGCTCGCACGCGCGCCGCTGCGAGCTGCCTCGGGCTGGCACTGCTGCTCGCGGGCTGCGGCTCCTCGGATCCGGAGTCGGGGGAACAGGACCCTGTTGAGAACGCGATTCCGCAGCCCGAGGTGGAGGGAGACGACTCAGTGCGGCTCCCGCTGGCGATGCTCAGCCCGGACGCTCAGACACAGGACACCTCGCAGCCAGGGGGCACCTTGGAGGACGACCAGGCGCCGGGCAGCCCGGTCCAGGAGACCGACGGGGCGCAGCAGACCCAGGAGATCGAGATCGCCCGCACCGAGGCGTTCGGCTGCGGCGACACCGTCTCGGTCATCCGCTCGGTGCCGATGGTCACCGAGGATCCGGCGGTCGCGGCGCTGGAGTTCCTGATCGAGGACCAGCTCGTCTCCCACGGGTCGCCGGCCTTCACCAACCCGCTCGCCGCCTCCGAGGAGCTGGAAGTCGACTCGGTGGAGGTCGAAGAGGGCACAGTGCTGGTGGCACTGAGCGGTCAGCCGCTCAGCTCAGGAGAGTGTGAGTCCTGGCAGATCCTGACCCAGATCGAGACCACGGCGCGCATGGCCACCGGCGCCACCTCCAGCGAGGTGACCGTCGATGGTCAACCGCTGGCCCAGCTGCTGGGACTGCCCGTGGACCGCGAGCCGCTGCAGATCGGTCAGATCGAGCGTTGA
- a CDS encoding dihydrolipoamide acetyltransferase family protein, with amino-acid sequence MAETFNLPDVGEGLTEAEVVTWRTTVGATVEVNDIVVEIETAKSLVELPVPYAGVVTELLAAEGETVEVGAPLIRIAAEGEETRTDPDSGSAEPDLGSGADLGADSGVPESGEQPAAEGKPGRQRSGRAKKAAAQKREKSERGSSERADSTAESSSAQNEALVGSGPKADSTARRVRTRSTAPDLIDLEGLEIAAPAPAGGAYTDIADIVARASPPVRALAKRLGVAVWELVGSGRNGQITRDDVERQAQQKREQRASGQTPATGAPATGHRKATPAEEGLLYEGPREENIQVRGVRKATARNVTASATTVPHVSVFKEVDVTRTMELRQVLKKDPSYEGLSVSPMLFAAKAIIWAARRNPQVNATWHDTHYTLRNYVNLGVAAATPRGLVVPVIHEAHAFNTRGLAAALTALTIDAREGRTTPGEMQGGTVSITNIGTLGLDSGTPILPPGQASIVALGAVRKKPWVVEGQIVPRDVMVIGGSFDHRLIDGDLAGRFISDVAAVMEQPGLLID; translated from the coding sequence ATGGCTGAGACCTTCAACCTTCCCGACGTCGGCGAGGGCCTGACCGAGGCCGAGGTCGTCACCTGGCGCACCACGGTGGGCGCGACCGTGGAGGTCAACGACATCGTGGTCGAGATCGAGACTGCGAAGTCCCTGGTCGAGCTGCCGGTGCCCTACGCCGGCGTCGTCACCGAGCTGCTCGCCGCCGAGGGCGAAACCGTCGAGGTCGGCGCCCCGCTGATCCGGATCGCCGCCGAGGGGGAGGAGACCCGGACTGACCCGGACTCGGGCTCCGCCGAACCTGATCTCGGCTCAGGTGCCGACTTGGGCGCGGACTCGGGTGTGCCAGAGAGCGGCGAGCAGCCCGCAGCGGAGGGGAAGCCGGGCCGCCAGCGCTCCGGCCGCGCGAAGAAGGCCGCCGCCCAGAAGCGCGAGAAATCAGAGCGCGGGAGCTCCGAGCGCGCAGACTCGACCGCTGAGTCGAGCTCCGCACAGAACGAGGCCCTGGTCGGGTCCGGCCCCAAGGCCGACTCCACCGCTCGCCGCGTCCGGACCCGCTCCACGGCGCCGGACCTGATCGACCTCGAGGGCCTGGAGATCGCCGCCCCCGCCCCTGCCGGCGGGGCGTACACCGACATCGCCGACATCGTCGCCCGGGCCAGTCCTCCGGTGCGCGCCCTGGCCAAGCGCCTCGGCGTCGCCGTCTGGGAGCTCGTCGGCTCCGGTCGCAATGGGCAGATCACCCGAGACGACGTGGAGCGCCAGGCGCAGCAGAAGCGCGAACAGCGCGCCTCAGGGCAGACCCCGGCGACCGGGGCTCCGGCGACCGGTCATCGCAAGGCCACTCCGGCCGAGGAGGGGCTGCTCTACGAGGGTCCGCGCGAGGAGAACATCCAGGTCCGGGGTGTGCGCAAGGCGACTGCGCGCAACGTGACCGCCTCGGCGACCACCGTGCCGCATGTCTCGGTGTTCAAAGAGGTCGATGTCACGCGCACCATGGAGCTGCGCCAGGTGTTGAAGAAGGACCCCTCCTATGAGGGGCTGAGCGTGTCCCCGATGCTCTTCGCCGCCAAGGCGATCATCTGGGCGGCGCGGCGCAACCCGCAGGTCAACGCCACCTGGCATGACACGCACTACACGTTGAGGAACTACGTCAACCTCGGGGTCGCCGCCGCGACCCCGCGCGGGCTTGTGGTCCCGGTGATCCATGAGGCCCATGCCTTCAACACCCGCGGCCTGGCCGCGGCTCTCACGGCGCTGACCATCGACGCACGCGAGGGCCGGACCACCCCGGGGGAGATGCAGGGCGGCACGGTCTCGATCACCAATATCGGCACCCTGGGGCTGGACAGCGGAACCCCGATCCTGCCGCCGGGCCAGGCCTCGATCGTGGCGCTGGGCGCGGTGCGGAAGAAGCCCTGGGTCGTGGAGGGACAGATCGTGCCGCGGGATGTGATGGTGATCGGCGGGTCCTTCGATCATCGGCTCATCGACGGGGACCTCGCGGGCCGGTTCATCTCCGACGTGGCCGCGGTGATGGAGCAGCCCGGCCTGCTGATCGATTAG
- a CDS encoding thiamine pyrophosphate-dependent dehydrogenase E1 component subunit alpha, translating to MQPEEVQPVQLLTPEGKLAENEVYSPFIAELGAEQLRELYRYMAMERRLDAEATSLQRQGQLALWAPALGQEAAQVGTIAAIKPSDMVFPTYREHAMALYRGISPEELLTMFRATRHTGWDPRKHNFHIYTLVLAAQTLHAAGWAMGINQDLRLGSLSRDRAEDEIVVACIGDGATSQGDAHESMVFAASYELPLLYFIQNNHWAISVPTRTQSRSPLVNRATGYGFEGVRVDGNDVLASYAVAAKLSAEIRAGAGPKLIESVTYRMGAHTTADDPTKYRSSEEEQLWKGRDPIARYQTWLRAAGHADEGFFAEVDAEYKDLAADMRRSVLAMESIDLERVFDTVYSEPHRQVETEKAWLKDYEAGFAEEQTEAGTAG from the coding sequence GTGCAGCCAGAAGAGGTGCAGCCCGTCCAGCTGCTCACCCCTGAGGGAAAGCTTGCCGAGAACGAGGTCTACAGCCCGTTCATCGCAGAGCTGGGTGCGGAGCAGCTCCGTGAGCTCTACCGCTATATGGCCATGGAGCGTCGGCTCGACGCCGAGGCCACCTCGCTGCAGCGTCAGGGCCAGCTCGCGCTCTGGGCCCCGGCGCTGGGTCAGGAGGCCGCCCAGGTGGGAACCATCGCGGCGATCAAACCCTCGGACATGGTGTTCCCCACCTACCGTGAGCACGCCATGGCGCTCTACCGCGGGATCTCGCCGGAGGAGCTGCTGACCATGTTCCGGGCCACCCGGCACACCGGCTGGGACCCGCGCAAGCACAACTTCCACATCTACACCCTGGTGCTCGCCGCGCAGACCCTCCACGCGGCAGGCTGGGCGATGGGGATCAACCAGGACCTGCGGCTGGGCAGCCTGTCGCGGGACCGCGCCGAGGACGAGATCGTCGTGGCCTGCATCGGCGACGGTGCCACCAGCCAGGGCGACGCCCACGAATCCATGGTCTTCGCCGCCTCCTACGAGCTGCCCCTGCTCTACTTCATCCAGAACAACCACTGGGCAATCTCGGTGCCCACCCGGACCCAGTCCCGCAGCCCGCTGGTGAACCGCGCCACGGGCTACGGCTTCGAGGGCGTCCGGGTCGACGGCAACGACGTGCTGGCGAGCTACGCGGTCGCGGCCAAGCTCTCCGCAGAGATCCGTGCCGGCGCGGGACCCAAGCTCATCGAGTCGGTCACCTACCGGATGGGCGCCCACACCACGGCGGATGACCCCACCAAATACCGCAGCTCCGAAGAGGAGCAGCTCTGGAAGGGCCGGGACCCGATCGCGCGCTACCAGACCTGGCTGCGCGCCGCAGGCCACGCCGATGAGGGCTTCTTCGCCGAGGTCGACGCCGAGTACAAGGACCTCGCCGCCGATATGCGGCGCTCCGTGCTGGCCATGGAGTCCATCGATCTGGAACGAGTCTTCGACACCGTGTACTCAGAGCCGCACCGCCAGGTCGAGACCGAGAAGGCCTGGCTGAAGGACTACGAAGCAGGATTCGCCGAGGAGCAGACGGAGGCGGGCACCGCAGGATGA